A region from the Spirochaeta thermophila DSM 6192 genome encodes:
- a CDS encoding HEPN domain-containing protein — protein sequence MNRAFDWFVQAKRDLEQAEDSRKAERHEWACFAAHQAAEKAVKALHLYHHQEGWGHVVAKLLEDLPPLCAVPEELIEKAKVLDNFYIPTRYPNGHPEGAPFEHYGPLQSEEAIRYARDILAFVGKAMALEG from the coding sequence ATGAACAGAGCCTTCGACTGGTTCGTCCAGGCGAAGCGGGATCTGGAGCAGGCAGAGGACTCGCGGAAGGCGGAGCGGCACGAGTGGGCCTGTTTCGCGGCACACCAGGCCGCGGAGAAGGCGGTGAAGGCCCTGCACCTCTACCACCACCAGGAAGGGTGGGGCCACGTGGTGGCGAAGCTCCTTGAGGACCTTCCGCCTCTCTGCGCCGTGCCTGAGGAGCTCATAGAGAAGGCAAAGGTGCTCGACAACTTCTACATCCCCACCCGGTACCCCAACGGCCATCCCGAGGGGGCACCCTTCGAGCACTACGGCCCGCTCCAGAGCGAGGAGGCGATACGGTATGCCCGTGACATACTCGCGTTCGTCGGTAAAGCGATGGCCCTCGAAGGATGA
- a CDS encoding nucleotidyltransferase domain-containing protein, whose translation MPVTYSRSSVKRWPSKDEVDRAVREWADRVAREKEGVVRIGYFGSYARGDWGVGSDVDIVVIVEASSLPYERRGTEWDVLDLPVPADVLVYTLEEWEALSSGGARMWRTIMEEAVWVWQAGRASDPSG comes from the coding sequence ATGCCCGTGACATACTCGCGTTCGTCGGTAAAGCGATGGCCCTCGAAGGATGAGGTGGACCGGGCGGTGAGGGAGTGGGCAGACCGTGTGGCGCGGGAGAAGGAGGGAGTGGTCCGCATCGGCTACTTCGGCTCCTATGCACGCGGGGACTGGGGCGTGGGGAGCGATGTGGACATCGTGGTCATCGTGGAGGCCTCCTCCCTCCCGTATGAGCGGCGGGGGACGGAGTGGGATGTGCTCGACCTTCCCGTGCCGGCAGACGTGCTTGTGTACACCTTGGAGGAGTGGGAGGCCCTCTCCTCCGGCGGGGCGCGGATGTGGCGGACGATCATGGAAGAGGCCGTGTGGGTGTGGCAGGCTGGGAGAGCGTCTGATCCCTCCGGATGA
- the lnt gene encoding apolipoprotein N-acyltransferase, whose amino-acid sequence MSDRFPLRRYGAAVFSAVLFSLAIPNEVFQWGMPLLSPFILTPLFWGLEGASLPQARRMLVLFGLVFTLTSNYWLAFFGDYSIWTIGGVTLGYIPYYLFLSHFLWDAARRPLPLRPLLLAAVWTVFEYCKSSGYLGYPWGLLPYPLHGILPLIQVSDLLGIWPLTFLLAWMSALLADILSPPAPPTPSRPTPSPLPQLAAAGLLLAVFLAYGLVRMYLIPLPERGAFTAALIQHNADSWDESPDADEESILTAERLSLEAIRTTPEVDLVVWSETVLTYPYNYRPAFYERRPAEKPFFAFLVELNRPLLTGSPYREKVGEEVRYYNSVLLIGPDGAIQGAYKKKHLVPMAEHIPFWDVPLIQHFFRGTIRLYGTWEPGKENTVFTLPLEDGTLVRFGTPICFEDAFTVINRALVRAGAEVLINLTNDSWSRTVSAQVQHFVAARFQAAALKTTMVRSTNSGYTCVIDPWGRVRADLPMFTPAYLTARVPLYDRPPTLYALAGDLLPRLLFLWVIALLLWERGRGGMRTPHG is encoded by the coding sequence ATGAGTGACCGTTTCCCCCTCAGGCGCTACGGTGCGGCCGTCTTCTCCGCCGTGCTCTTCTCGCTTGCAATACCGAACGAGGTCTTCCAGTGGGGGATGCCGCTGCTCTCCCCCTTCATCCTCACCCCCCTCTTCTGGGGCCTTGAGGGGGCGTCCCTCCCCCAGGCCCGGAGGATGCTCGTGCTCTTCGGGCTCGTCTTCACCCTCACCTCCAACTACTGGCTCGCCTTCTTCGGCGACTACAGCATCTGGACCATAGGGGGCGTGACCCTCGGCTACATCCCCTACTACCTCTTCCTCTCGCACTTCCTCTGGGACGCGGCGAGGCGCCCCCTCCCCCTCCGTCCCCTCCTGCTCGCGGCGGTGTGGACCGTCTTCGAGTACTGCAAGTCGTCGGGGTACCTGGGCTACCCCTGGGGGCTCCTCCCCTACCCCCTCCACGGGATACTCCCCCTCATCCAGGTGAGCGACCTCCTGGGGATCTGGCCCCTCACCTTTCTCCTCGCCTGGATGAGCGCCCTGCTCGCCGACATCCTCTCCCCCCCTGCCCCCCCGACCCCCTCCCGCCCCACCCCCTCACCCCTCCCCCAGCTTGCCGCCGCAGGGCTGCTCCTTGCGGTCTTCCTCGCCTACGGCCTCGTGCGGATGTACCTCATCCCCCTCCCCGAGCGGGGGGCCTTCACTGCAGCCCTCATCCAGCACAACGCCGACTCCTGGGACGAATCCCCCGATGCGGACGAAGAGAGCATCCTCACGGCCGAGCGCCTCTCCCTGGAGGCGATCCGCACGACGCCGGAGGTGGACCTGGTGGTCTGGAGCGAGACCGTGCTCACCTACCCCTACAACTACCGCCCCGCCTTCTACGAACGCCGCCCCGCGGAGAAGCCCTTCTTCGCCTTCCTCGTGGAACTGAACAGGCCCCTCCTCACCGGGAGTCCCTACCGTGAGAAGGTGGGCGAGGAGGTACGCTACTACAACAGCGTCCTCCTCATCGGCCCGGACGGTGCCATACAGGGCGCCTACAAGAAGAAACACCTCGTCCCCATGGCCGAGCACATCCCCTTCTGGGACGTGCCGCTCATCCAGCACTTCTTCCGCGGCACCATCCGGCTCTACGGCACCTGGGAGCCGGGCAAGGAGAACACCGTCTTCACCCTCCCTCTCGAGGACGGCACCCTCGTGCGCTTCGGCACCCCCATCTGCTTCGAGGACGCCTTCACCGTGATCAACCGGGCCCTCGTGCGCGCGGGTGCCGAGGTCCTCATCAACCTCACCAACGACAGCTGGTCGCGCACGGTCTCCGCCCAGGTCCAGCACTTCGTGGCGGCGCGGTTCCAGGCCGCAGCGCTCAAGACCACCATGGTGCGCAGCACCAACAGCGGCTACACCTGCGTGATCGACCCCTGGGGGAGGGTGCGCGCAGACCTGCCCATGTTCACCCCCGCCTACCTCACCGCCCGGGTACCCCTCTACGACCGTCCACCCACCCTCTATGCCCTGGCAGGCGACCTCCTCCCCCGCCTCCTCTTCCTGTGGGTCATCGCCCTGCTCCTCTGGGAGCGAGGAAGGGGAGGGATGAGGACTCCCCACGGGTGA
- a CDS encoding ATP-binding protein has translation MEDEIRLLMRTIHYHEGNQEILKGVDFELRKGEIHALVGEHRCGKSTLMHLLVGEKRLQKGEILFNGRRIQPQDPSDAYRLGIAMVHQTPQVIPSLNAVENIFATRLPPFWSGLPQYYRYIRETRRLLALLGKEFDVLIPLKLLPATDQQAVDIARALSYDPDILILDEISNRQTPEELERLFAILKDMTSKGKSIIYVTPHIDEIFSIADRVTVLKNGYRQSTEDVHQISSLRLFRLAYSLISEIEPDESAISHPLISSRLYSEHFLRELPVGIILLNETHSVYYLNPAAESILDLPAHDVSGRPIHTVITPEQCPHATALLSAVYHGKKRKWRGVPFGKALYSEVHIYPLREGDELVGTVIMIEDRSLDHHIKEYLSSTERRIATAEVAAEVAHEINNPLGIISAYIEVLKLQDLSPEISRKLEKIQNEITRIQNFVSSLGRLADASRMEWGTVDLVEMVKDVLLLFQHLFQEKRITVYTDLPETPVKIEGDAGRLKQLLINLVLNSVEALLHGGWIRIRLERKEGKIVLSVSDNGHGIPKEIQDRIFRPFFSTKAGKQSTGLGLAICEHIAKLHGGEIGFTSTPGEITTFTVTFPARPVLSPPGKVGYHRPDE, from the coding sequence ATGGAAGACGAGATCCGCCTCCTCATGCGCACCATCCACTACCATGAAGGGAACCAGGAGATCCTGAAGGGAGTGGACTTCGAACTCAGGAAGGGGGAGATACACGCCCTGGTGGGTGAGCACCGGTGCGGGAAGAGCACCCTCATGCACCTCCTGGTAGGCGAGAAACGGCTCCAGAAAGGGGAGATCCTCTTCAACGGGAGGCGGATCCAACCCCAGGACCCCTCCGATGCCTACAGGCTGGGCATCGCCATGGTGCACCAGACCCCCCAGGTGATCCCCTCCCTCAATGCCGTGGAGAATATCTTCGCCACCAGGCTCCCCCCTTTCTGGTCGGGCCTTCCACAGTACTATCGTTACATCAGGGAGACGAGACGTCTCCTCGCACTCCTCGGCAAGGAATTCGACGTCCTCATCCCTCTCAAGCTCCTTCCCGCCACCGACCAGCAGGCCGTGGACATCGCCCGCGCACTCTCCTACGATCCGGACATCCTCATACTCGACGAGATCTCCAACAGGCAGACCCCCGAGGAACTGGAGAGACTCTTCGCCATCCTCAAAGACATGACGAGCAAGGGCAAGAGCATCATCTACGTGACTCCCCACATCGACGAGATCTTCTCGATCGCGGACAGGGTCACGGTCCTCAAGAACGGCTACCGGCAGAGCACCGAGGACGTACACCAGATAAGCAGTCTCAGGCTCTTCAGACTCGCCTACTCCCTCATTTCAGAGATCGAACCGGACGAGAGTGCAATCTCGCACCCCCTCATCTCATCCCGACTCTACAGCGAACACTTCCTCCGGGAGCTGCCGGTGGGCATCATCCTCCTCAACGAAACCCATTCGGTCTACTACCTCAACCCTGCGGCCGAGTCCATACTCGACCTACCGGCACACGACGTCTCGGGCCGCCCCATCCACACCGTCATCACGCCCGAACAGTGCCCTCACGCCACCGCCCTCCTCAGCGCCGTCTACCACGGCAAGAAGAGGAAGTGGCGGGGTGTCCCTTTCGGCAAGGCCCTCTATTCCGAGGTGCACATCTACCCGCTCCGCGAAGGGGACGAACTGGTAGGAACGGTGATCATGATCGAGGACAGGTCCCTGGACCACCACATAAAGGAATACCTCTCCTCCACCGAGAGGCGGATCGCCACCGCCGAGGTGGCGGCGGAGGTGGCCCACGAGATCAACAACCCCTTGGGCATCATCTCCGCCTACATAGAGGTACTCAAGCTCCAGGACCTCTCCCCCGAGATCTCCAGGAAGCTGGAGAAGATACAGAACGAGATCACCCGTATCCAGAACTTCGTCTCCTCGCTGGGGAGACTGGCGGACGCCTCACGGATGGAATGGGGGACGGTGGACCTGGTGGAGATGGTGAAGGACGTGCTCCTCCTCTTCCAGCACCTCTTCCAGGAGAAGCGGATCACGGTGTACACGGACCTGCCGGAAACCCCGGTGAAGATCGAAGGGGATGCAGGGAGGCTCAAACAGCTCCTCATCAACCTGGTGCTCAACAGCGTGGAGGCCCTGCTCCACGGTGGGTGGATCCGCATCCGGCTGGAGCGAAAAGAGGGGAAGATCGTCCTCTCGGTGAGCGACAACGGGCACGGGATCCCCAAGGAGATCCAGGACAGGATCTTCCGACCCTTCTTCAGCACCAAGGCCGGGAAGCAGAGCACGGGGCTGGGCCTCGCCATCTGCGAGCACATCGCAAAGCTCCACGGAGGAGAGATCGGCTTTACCAGCACACCGGGCGAGATCACCACCTTCACGGTGACCTTTCCCGCAAGGCCTGTCTTGTCCCCTCCGGGGAAGGTGGGTTACCATCGGCCTGATGAGTGA
- a CDS encoding sigma-54-dependent transcriptional regulator, with protein MGEQKRFSLLIVDDEAALCESLSEYFSALGYETYTAQRVEDVRRILSRIHVDLILMDIRMPEKDGITLLRELKTSHSSTPVIMISAYVSVENIVRSMKYGAINFYEKPLDLRRLSREVAQIAAARAARAPQGPTVPLIHESAAMQDILATIEKVAPTDAPVLITGESGTGKELVAHAIHHRSERARGPFLKLNCAAIPETLLESELFGYEKGAFTGAVTQHKGKFEQAQSGTIFFDEIGDMHLGTQAKLLRVLQEKEFQRLGGSEVLYADVRIIAATHQYLPGLIEEHRFREDLYYRLSVITIHIPPLRDRRDDILPLTRYYIDYFSKLYGKRVEGLSPEVERLFLSHSWPGNVRELKNTIERAVIFTEGERLTMDDLPPQYRETVFLEPVPEGDLSTAMDHLSREIILKALEKAGGKKQKAAELLGIHRKTLYNKMKKLGLL; from the coding sequence ATGGGAGAACAGAAACGATTCTCGCTCCTCATCGTGGACGACGAGGCTGCCCTCTGCGAATCGCTCAGCGAGTACTTCTCCGCCCTCGGGTACGAGACATACACCGCCCAGCGGGTCGAAGACGTACGACGGATCCTCTCCCGGATCCATGTGGACCTCATCCTCATGGACATCCGGATGCCGGAGAAGGACGGCATCACCCTCCTTCGGGAACTCAAGACCTCCCACTCGTCCACCCCCGTGATCATGATCTCCGCCTATGTGTCGGTCGAGAACATCGTGCGCTCCATGAAGTACGGGGCCATCAACTTCTACGAGAAACCCCTCGACCTCAGGCGCCTGTCTCGTGAAGTGGCGCAGATCGCCGCCGCCCGTGCGGCACGGGCACCCCAGGGCCCCACGGTGCCGCTCATCCACGAGAGCGCGGCCATGCAAGACATCCTCGCCACCATAGAAAAGGTCGCGCCCACCGACGCCCCGGTCCTCATCACCGGAGAGAGCGGCACGGGCAAGGAACTCGTGGCCCATGCCATCCATCACAGAAGCGAGCGGGCCCGTGGCCCCTTCCTCAAGCTCAACTGCGCCGCCATACCCGAGACGCTCCTCGAGTCGGAGCTCTTCGGCTACGAGAAAGGCGCCTTCACCGGAGCGGTGACCCAGCACAAGGGAAAGTTCGAGCAGGCCCAGAGCGGTACCATCTTCTTCGACGAGATAGGGGACATGCACCTGGGGACCCAGGCGAAGCTCCTGCGCGTCCTCCAGGAAAAGGAGTTTCAGCGCCTCGGCGGATCGGAGGTCCTCTACGCCGACGTACGCATCATCGCGGCCACCCACCAGTACCTGCCCGGCCTCATCGAAGAGCATCGCTTCAGGGAAGATCTCTACTACCGCCTCTCGGTGATCACCATACACATCCCCCCCCTCCGGGACAGGAGGGATGATATCCTCCCCCTCACCCGTTACTACATCGACTACTTCTCGAAACTCTACGGAAAGAGGGTGGAAGGGCTCTCCCCCGAGGTGGAGCGACTCTTCCTCTCCCACTCATGGCCCGGGAACGTGCGGGAACTCAAGAACACCATAGAACGGGCCGTCATCTTCACCGAGGGCGAGCGTCTCACCATGGACGACCTCCCTCCTCAGTACCGGGAGACCGTATTCCTGGAGCCCGTACCGGAGGGTGACCTTTCCACCGCAATGGATCACCTCTCCCGGGAGATCATCCTCAAGGCACTCGAGAAGGCCGGAGGGAAGAAGCAGAAGGCGGCCGAGCTCCTGGGTATCCACCGGAAGACCCTCTACAACAAGATGAAGAAACTGGGGCTCCTCTGA
- a CDS encoding substrate-binding domain-containing protein: protein MKRILLSALILLIAVTGLFAQGQGQGDDRIVIGVSFSDFATERWPNEAALFTKLGQENGVQVIVQVANQDPKLQNDQIENMVLQGADVIVVIAQDGDAAATAAEAAAREGVPVIAYDRLVKTDKIAAYLSFDNVEVGRAQARGVLKVKDRGRFVLLGGSPTDNNAILFRKGQMEVLQPYIDKGQIEIVADQWVENWDPANALKIMENILTATDNKIDAVVASNDGTALGALQALKAQGLAGKVPISGQDATLAGCKSIVEGELTMTVFKDIRKLTPLAFELALALAKGEDIRQKYPEIKDYDLADLTLDESFRGKKVPCYFLPVVEVDKTNVYEEVIKSGFQPYDEVYRDIPEDQRPPRP, encoded by the coding sequence ATGAAGCGTATTCTACTTTCCGCGCTCATCCTTCTGATCGCTGTGACCGGGCTCTTCGCCCAGGGGCAGGGACAGGGGGACGACAGGATCGTCATCGGGGTGTCCTTCTCCGATTTCGCGACCGAGCGCTGGCCGAACGAGGCCGCTCTCTTCACCAAGCTCGGTCAGGAGAACGGTGTACAGGTGATCGTCCAGGTGGCGAACCAGGATCCCAAACTCCAGAACGATCAGATCGAGAACATGGTGCTCCAGGGCGCCGACGTGATCGTGGTGATCGCCCAGGATGGGGACGCCGCCGCCACGGCCGCCGAGGCTGCGGCCCGTGAAGGGGTGCCCGTGATCGCCTACGACCGGCTCGTGAAGACCGACAAGATCGCCGCCTATCTCTCCTTCGACAACGTGGAGGTCGGTAGGGCTCAGGCCCGCGGCGTGCTCAAGGTGAAAGACCGCGGTCGGTTCGTGCTCCTCGGCGGAAGCCCCACGGACAACAACGCCATCCTCTTCCGCAAGGGCCAGATGGAGGTCCTTCAGCCGTACATCGACAAGGGTCAGATCGAGATCGTCGCTGATCAGTGGGTGGAGAACTGGGATCCCGCGAACGCCCTGAAGATCATGGAGAACATCCTCACCGCCACCGACAACAAGATCGACGCGGTGGTGGCTTCCAACGACGGAACCGCGCTGGGTGCGCTCCAGGCCCTCAAGGCCCAGGGGCTCGCCGGCAAGGTGCCCATCTCCGGGCAGGATGCCACGCTCGCCGGCTGTAAGTCCATCGTGGAGGGTGAGCTCACCATGACGGTGTTCAAGGACATCCGTAAGCTCACCCCGCTCGCCTTCGAGCTTGCCCTCGCCCTCGCAAAGGGAGAGGACATCAGGCAGAAGTATCCTGAGATCAAGGACTACGATCTCGCCGATCTCACACTCGACGAGTCCTTCCGCGGCAAGAAGGTCCCCTGCTACTTCCTCCCTGTGGTGGAAGTGGACAAGACCAACGTGTACGAGGAAGTGATAAAGAGCGGGTTCCAGCCCTACGACGAGGTCTACCGCGACATCCCCGAGGATCAGCGGCCGCCCCGTCCCTAA
- a CDS encoding sugar ABC transporter ATP-binding protein: protein MGDDYILRIEHVTKDFPGVRALDDVSFSVRRGEIHGLCGENGAGKSTLMKILAGVYPHGTYEGNVFLDGEEIRFEQGAIRQAIEKGIAIVYQELALVPKMTVGENIFLGREPRTPAGTIDWDRLYADTKALLDEFGLDIHFSAKVEDLSVGKQQMVEIARALSENAKVLILDEPTSALSDAEVETLMRILATLKERGVTCIFITHRLNEFFRITDSITVLRDGKVIDTLKTSETNVEHLISLMVGREMKERFPSRSVIPGEEIFSVEGWTVEDPERPGKVVIHDVSFSLRKGEVLGIAGLMGSGRTELVMSLFGEYGRVVRGRVFLEGRELFIRSARDAISHGISLVPEDRKKQGLILRQTILQNMALPNMEMFSGFGYIDKNKELKLCSEYSTRLTVKTPSLHAPVDTLSGGNQQKVVISKWLMKEPKVLILDDPTRGIDVGAKYEIYKLINQLVASGVSVILISSELEEVMGMSDRILVMCEGHATGILEREEFDQERIMSLATKLFH, encoded by the coding sequence ATGGGTGACGACTACATTCTTCGAATAGAGCATGTGACCAAGGATTTCCCGGGGGTGAGAGCCCTGGACGATGTGTCGTTCTCGGTGAGGCGGGGAGAGATCCACGGACTGTGCGGGGAGAACGGGGCCGGAAAATCGACCCTCATGAAGATTCTCGCAGGGGTGTATCCCCACGGTACGTATGAGGGGAATGTCTTTCTCGATGGAGAGGAGATCCGGTTCGAACAGGGGGCCATCCGTCAGGCGATAGAGAAGGGCATCGCGATCGTCTATCAGGAGCTCGCGTTGGTACCCAAGATGACGGTGGGTGAGAACATCTTTCTCGGGAGAGAACCGCGTACACCGGCGGGTACTATCGACTGGGACAGACTCTACGCCGACACCAAGGCCCTGCTCGACGAGTTCGGACTGGATATCCACTTCTCCGCCAAGGTGGAGGACCTGAGCGTGGGGAAGCAGCAGATGGTTGAGATCGCCCGGGCCCTGTCGGAGAACGCCAAGGTCCTCATCCTCGACGAGCCCACTTCCGCCTTGAGTGACGCCGAGGTGGAGACCCTCATGCGTATCCTCGCCACGTTGAAGGAACGAGGGGTCACGTGTATCTTCATCACACACAGGCTCAACGAGTTCTTCAGGATCACGGATTCCATCACGGTGCTCCGGGACGGCAAGGTGATCGACACCCTCAAGACGAGCGAGACGAACGTGGAGCATCTCATTTCACTGATGGTGGGGCGCGAGATGAAGGAACGGTTCCCCTCGAGGAGCGTGATCCCCGGTGAGGAGATCTTCTCCGTGGAAGGCTGGACGGTCGAGGATCCCGAGCGTCCGGGCAAGGTGGTGATACACGATGTCTCGTTTTCCCTCCGCAAGGGCGAGGTGCTCGGGATCGCGGGGCTCATGGGCTCAGGGCGGACCGAGCTGGTGATGTCGCTCTTCGGGGAATACGGCCGCGTGGTGAGGGGGCGTGTGTTCCTCGAGGGAAGGGAACTCTTCATAAGGTCGGCGCGTGATGCGATCTCTCACGGTATAAGCCTGGTGCCGGAAGACAGGAAGAAGCAGGGGCTCATCCTCCGCCAGACCATTCTCCAGAACATGGCCCTTCCCAACATGGAGATGTTCTCCGGGTTCGGCTACATCGATAAGAACAAGGAGCTCAAGCTCTGTAGCGAGTACTCCACCCGGCTCACGGTGAAGACCCCCTCGCTCCACGCGCCGGTGGACACCTTGAGCGGCGGAAACCAGCAGAAGGTGGTGATCTCCAAGTGGCTCATGAAGGAGCCGAAGGTGCTCATCCTGGACGATCCCACGAGGGGGATCGACGTGGGGGCCAAGTACGAGATCTACAAGCTCATCAACCAACTGGTGGCGTCAGGAGTCTCCGTCATACTCATCTCTTCGGAGCTCGAGGAGGTGATGGGCATGAGCGACAGGATCCTCGTGATGTGTGAGGGGCATGCCACCGGCATCCTCGAACGGGAAGAGTTCGACCAGGAACGGATCATGAGCCTGGCGACGAAGCTATTCCATTGA
- a CDS encoding sugar ABC transporter permease — translation MNDLMNRLKRAVQVNAKTYTMIIALLLIWFLFGVLTGGIFFSPRNLSNLFRQMTIISFLATGMVLVIVLGNIDLSVGSVTGFISAVTAFLQARILANVLPSLFPSLPQGTIGILSTVIAIVVALLVGIVIGLFQGGLIAYGGIPAFIVTLGGMLIFRGGVLGVTEGKTIVPVEESLVYIAQGYLSPTVGLLLAAVVVVLIFLSTLTSRRKKVEYGFEVPPLWKDLAKAGFFSFLVILYVVLMNMYRGVQLPVLLLAVVALIISYVANNTRFGRYVYAVGGNREATRLSGINIRKTVFQVHVLMGLLAGVAGVVLTGYVAAGTVNGGINYELDTIASCVIGGTSLMGGEGTIFGALVGSLIMASIVNGMSVMNMPIFWQYVTRGLVLIIAVYLDVASKRRKE, via the coding sequence ATGAATGACCTTATGAATCGTCTGAAGCGGGCGGTGCAGGTGAATGCCAAGACCTACACCATGATCATCGCCCTTCTCCTCATCTGGTTCCTCTTCGGAGTGCTCACCGGGGGGATCTTCTTCTCTCCCAGAAACCTCTCCAACCTCTTCAGACAGATGACGATCATCTCGTTCCTCGCGACGGGTATGGTGCTCGTGATCGTCTTGGGGAACATCGACCTCTCGGTGGGGTCGGTGACCGGTTTCATAAGCGCGGTGACCGCCTTTCTCCAGGCGCGTATCCTCGCGAACGTCCTGCCTTCCCTGTTCCCGTCCCTTCCTCAGGGGACGATCGGGATCCTCTCCACGGTGATCGCCATCGTGGTGGCCCTCCTGGTGGGGATCGTCATAGGGCTGTTCCAGGGAGGTCTCATCGCCTACGGCGGGATCCCCGCGTTCATCGTGACCCTGGGAGGCATGCTCATCTTTCGCGGTGGTGTGCTGGGTGTGACCGAGGGGAAGACCATCGTGCCGGTGGAGGAGTCCCTGGTCTACATCGCGCAGGGGTATCTCTCGCCCACGGTGGGCCTCCTCCTGGCAGCGGTGGTGGTGGTGCTCATCTTCCTCTCCACCCTCACCTCGAGGCGCAAGAAGGTGGAGTACGGGTTCGAGGTGCCGCCTCTCTGGAAGGATCTCGCAAAGGCGGGGTTTTTCTCCTTCCTGGTGATCCTCTACGTGGTGCTCATGAACATGTATCGGGGGGTCCAGCTCCCTGTGCTCCTCCTGGCGGTGGTGGCGCTCATCATCTCCTACGTGGCGAACAATACCCGCTTCGGACGCTACGTGTATGCGGTGGGTGGTAACAGGGAGGCGACGAGGCTCTCGGGGATTAATATCCGAAAGACGGTCTTTCAGGTGCACGTCCTCATGGGCCTGCTCGCCGGTGTGGCGGGCGTGGTGCTCACGGGATACGTGGCGGCGGGAACGGTCAACGGCGGTATCAACTACGAGCTCGATACCATCGCCTCGTGCGTCATCGGCGGCACGAGCCTCATGGGCGGCGAGGGGACGATCTTCGGCGCCCTCGTGGGGTCGCTCATCATGGCGAGCATCGTCAACGGTATGAGCGTGATGAACATGCCGATCTTCTGGCAGTACGTGACGAGAGGGCTCGTGCTCATCATAGCGGTGTATCTGGACGTGGCATCCAAGCGTCGTAAGGAATAG